In the genome of Fulvivirga maritima, one region contains:
- a CDS encoding glycosyltransferase, giving the protein MFGYAAVYSFFFSSAGLFYRAPKLSKAEKNNRFAVLIPGYKEDGVIVQVAKEALKQTYDNNYYDVVIIADSFKDETLAALRKLPIKVIEVSFEKSTKVKALNKAMEILGDEYDNAIILDADNIMSENFIEGANFLHQQGHKAIQGRRAAKNQNNTLSYLDGLSEEINNHVFCKGSTALGLSSSLKGSGMSFDYQLVKTHLAKMSSIGGFDRDLEVQLIRNGIKVKYASNIIVLDEKVEKPEVFENQRKRWISSQFYYLKRYFGSGFASMFSGNLTHFNSAILRNIQLPRLINLGLTTILFATALVLYLFDLPVHIYLWSAIFFTLAASIVMAIPRSYYTKSLLISIISLPVIFWKMLLILFKLKGANKKFIHTPHTS; this is encoded by the coding sequence ATGTTTGGTTACGCAGCTGTTTATAGTTTCTTTTTTTCAAGTGCCGGCTTATTTTACAGAGCACCAAAATTATCCAAAGCAGAGAAAAACAACAGGTTTGCTGTTCTTATCCCTGGCTATAAGGAAGATGGTGTAATAGTACAGGTAGCCAAAGAAGCACTAAAGCAAACCTATGATAACAACTACTATGATGTAGTAATTATAGCTGACTCATTTAAAGATGAGACACTGGCAGCATTGAGAAAATTACCTATTAAAGTGATAGAAGTATCCTTCGAAAAAAGCACTAAGGTAAAAGCACTTAATAAAGCCATGGAGATTCTTGGAGATGAATATGATAACGCCATTATTTTGGATGCAGATAATATTATGTCCGAAAACTTTATAGAAGGCGCTAATTTCCTTCATCAGCAAGGTCACAAGGCGATTCAGGGAAGAAGAGCTGCAAAAAATCAAAACAACACATTATCTTACCTTGATGGATTAAGTGAAGAAATCAATAACCATGTATTCTGTAAAGGAAGTACAGCGCTAGGACTTTCCTCCTCTCTTAAAGGATCAGGAATGTCATTTGATTATCAGCTTGTAAAAACGCATCTGGCCAAAATGAGTTCTATTGGAGGTTTCGACCGAGATCTGGAGGTTCAGTTAATTCGTAATGGCATAAAAGTAAAGTATGCCTCAAACATAATTGTGCTAGATGAGAAGGTAGAGAAACCTGAAGTTTTCGAAAACCAAAGAAAAAGATGGATCTCAAGCCAGTTCTACTACCTTAAAAGATATTTCGGTAGCGGTTTCGCTTCTATGTTTTCAGGCAATTTAACTCACTTTAATAGTGCGATATTAAGAAATATACAATTGCCTAGATTAATTAATTTAGGATTAACCACTATTCTCTTTGCTACAGCACTGGTTTTGTACCTATTCGACTTACCAGTACATATATACTTATGGAGTGCCATTTTCTTTACTCTAGCCGCTAGCATTGTTATGGCTATTCCAAGAAGCTACTATACTAAGAGCTTATTGATTTCCATAATATCACTTCCCGTCATATTCTGGAAGATGCTGTTAATTTTATTTAAACTAAAAGGAGCTAATAAGAAATTTATACATACGCCACACACCTCTTAA